The Glaciimonas sp. PCH181 nucleotide sequence GGGGACGCCGCGTTTAGCGAGATAGCCCTTACTGGCTACGAACACGCGTTCGAACACACCGATGCGCCGCGCGCGTAATGCGCTGTCTTCCAAATGGCCGATGCGAATTGCCAGTTCAGCTCCCTCATCGACCAGACTCACATATCGATCATTGATCTGGAGATCCAGCGCCAACCCTGGATAGCGTTCTAGGAAGGCGAGAACATGCGGCAACACGAATACATGGGCCAGTGCGGTCGGGCAGGCGACGCGCAGCAATCCGGACGGATCGACGTTCTCCCTGAAGGAAGATTCTGACTCGTCCACAGCGTCAAGGATGCGCCGGACTTCCGCATAGTAGCGTTCCCCCTCTGGCGTGAGGGCAAGCTTGCGCGTTGACCGGTGCAGCAGTCGAGTTTGTAGATGCTCTTCCAGTGCCGCCACATAACGGCTGACGTTCGGCTGCCCCAAGCCCAAGTCGCGACCGGCGGCGGAAAAGC carries:
- a CDS encoding LysR family transcriptional regulator, which gives rise to MDRFLVMTCFARAVETGSFSAAGRDLGLGQPNVSRYVAALEEHLQTRLLHRSTRKLALTPEGERYYAEVRRILDAVDESESSFRENVDPSGLLRVACPTALAHVFVLPHVLAFLERYPGLALDLQINDRYVSLVDEGAELAIRIGHLEDSALRARRIGVFERVFVASKGYLAKRGVPVTPDDLRGHDCVIYTLLSSGATWHFRDTEVPVSGRLRVNSPEAVRESVNAGLGIGHGPEWLFEEGLKNGNLQLLLTGHTAPPVPVQIIYVANRLLPTRAIVFMDFIAEAFSKVPALNARHELPLVR